From Tripterygium wilfordii isolate XIE 37 chromosome 16, ASM1340144v1, whole genome shotgun sequence, one genomic window encodes:
- the LOC119980263 gene encoding uncharacterized protein LOC119980263, whose protein sequence is MDPRFPNFGFAANYSSNALKALGSSIQAGRAGAEYCTDTILRLDSTGPSIPNITGSKGIKRKWGLMSGSMNQQTGSSLSLGLGLSSSSSDSKGNSATACTTMSSAKETDDEYSMDLELNFTLNLGSEKMSSPKKFANACLKGLDLEHKVDLELSLSTGPSESDITSVHVSSSHFGMEMPLTVSATPIADEGATSSRWKTGTGLMPPQTSQNKEVSFFFDQVPGNSDPTYIVPDQTSSVITTPKSSVTCTSGITKQQQPQHRSSSSKTCQVEGCGKGARGASGRCISHGGGRRCQKPGCHKGAEGRTVYCKAHGGGRRCEFLGCTKSAEGRTDFCIAHGGGRRCCREGCTRAARGKSGLCIRHGGGKRCQKENCTKSAEGLSGLCISHGGGRRCQTLGCTKGAQGSTMFCKAHGGGKRCTFPGCTKGAEGSTPFCKGHGGGKRCAFQGGGVCTKSVHGGTNFCVAHGGGKRCCIPECTKSARGRTDYCVRHGGGKRCKFEGCGKSAQGSTDFCKAHGGGKRCSWGHPGSEYGNQPIGPCSSFSRGKTGLCALHSGLVQDKRVHGGVTLGPMVVDPKLSKSKNMKEVIDVEDMNVDVVKMGNAVGNLAVSSYSDLKQQGLPNDHTIVKKGGLSATPVFVPEGRVHGGSLLAMLAGSSGHGSSSERSDW, encoded by the coding sequence ATGGACCCCAGGTTCCCGAATTTTGGTTTTGCTGCTAATTATTCTTCAAATGCATTGAAGGCATTGGGCTCTTCAATTCAAGCTGGAAGAGCTGGGGCTGAGTACTGCACAGATACCATATTACGTCTTGATTCCACGGGTCcttcaattccaaacatcacaGGTTCAAAGGGCATCAAACGTAAGTGGGGTTTGATGAGTGGATCCATGAATCAGCAAACAGGCTCTTCATTGTCTCTAGGGCTGGGCCTTTCATCAAGTTCCTCAGACAGTAAGGGAAATTCAGCAACTGCTTGCACTACGATGTCTTCAGCCAAAGAAACTGATGATGAGTATTCCATGGATCTTGAATTGAATTTCACGCTCAATCTTGGCAGTGAAAAGATGTCCAGCCCAAAGAAATTTGCCAATGCGTGTTTGAAAGGGCTGGACCTGGAACACAAGGTCGACCTGGAGTTAAGTCTCTCAACTGGTCCCTCTGAATCTGATATAACTAGTGTTCATGTAAGCTCATCTCATTTTGGCATGGAGATGCCACTGACTGTCAGTGCAACTCCAATTGCTGATGAAGGAGCAACATCATCTCGTTGGAAAACAGGTACTGGTTTGATGCCTCCGCAGACTTCACAGAACAAAGAGGTGAGTTTTTTCTTCGATCAGGTTCCAGGAAATAGTGATCCAACTTATATTGTTCCAGACCAAACATCAAGTGTTATAACAACACCAAAAAGTTCAGTCACCTGCACTTCCGGTATAACAAAGCAACAGCAACCACAACATCGCAGCTCTAGTTCCAAGACATGCCAGGTTGAGGGATGCGGAAAGGGAGCTAGAGGTGCTTCTGGACGTTGTATTTCTCATGGTGGTGGTCGGAGGTGTCAGAAGCCTGGCTGCCATAAGGGAGCTGAGGGTCGAACTGTGTACTGCAAGGCTCATGGGGGTGGCAGACGTTGTGAATTTCTTGGGTGCACTAAAAGTGCTGAGGGCCGTACAGATTTCTGTATTGCCCATGGTGGCGGGCGGAGATGTTGTCGTGAGGGTTGCACCCGAGCCGCCAGAGGGAAATCAGGATTGTGCATCCGGCATGGTGGAGGCAAGAGATGCCAGAaagaaaattgcacaaagagtGCTGAAGGCTTATCTGGACTTTGCATTTCACATGGTGGTGGTCGTCGATGTCAAACATTGGGATGCACAAAAGGGGCACAAGGGAGTACGATGTTCTGCAAGGCACATGGTGGTGGCAAACGGTGCACATTTCCAGGGTGCACTAAGGGTGCTGAAGGGAGCACACCTTTTTGTAAGGGCCATGGAGGAGGTAAAAGATGTGCGTTTCAGGGTGGTGGGGTGTGTACAAAGAGTGTGCATGGAGGGACCAACTTTTGTGTTGCACATGGTGGTGGTAAGAGGTGTTGTATTCCTGAGTGCACAAAAAGTGCCAGAGGACGGACTGACTATTGTGTCCGTCATGGTGGTGGTAAGAGGTGCAAGTTTGAAGGGTGTGGCAAGAGTGCACAAGGTAGCACGGATTTTTGCAAGGCACATGGTGGAGGAAAGAGATGCTCTTGGGGCCATCCTGGTTCAGAATATGGCAACCAACCTATTGGTCCATGTAGCTCATTTTCGCGGGGCAAAACAGGTCTTTGTGCACTTCACAGTGGACTTGTGCAGGATAAGAGGGTTCACGGAGGTGTCACTTTGGGGCCTATGGTTGTGGACCCTAAACTAAGCAAGTCCAAGAATATGAAAGAGGTCATTGATGTTGAAGACATGAATGTTGATGTTGTGAAAATGGGGAACGCTGTAGGAAACTTGGCAGTCAGTTCATATTCCGATTTGAAGCAACAGGGATTGCCAAATGACCATACAATTGTTAAGAAAGGAGGCCTCTCAGCAACGCCAGTTTTTGTTCCAGAAGGTAGGGTGCACGGGGGAAGTTTGTTGGCAATGCTTGCAGGCAGTTCTGGTCATGGCTCAAGCAGTGAACGGTCTGACTGGTGA